A genomic window from Yarrowia lipolytica chromosome 1D, complete sequence includes:
- a CDS encoding uncharacterized protein (Compare to YALI0D04114g, weakly similar to uniprot|Q8X0V5 Neurospora crassa Related to putative dual specificity protein kinase pom1) yields MSMSMAELSNMDLTDASLFQCDDPDTPKGSIRRQRSRKSLIPRTPSFHSLIVDQEEGQTSLNQGTQHTAQPTSTTQPTTQHTQHTQHTTQMSLPHQHSPLGMKKSPSGIIATPPIPTNNSDHATPSYIPQSISSRSLKSILGSTAPTSNTSNNQNLNPLAEKISTYKPKQKLRSVSSGSALKPRDSRELREAQLEHERRKTGGLDLAESSKRTPLASLTTKKPRTTVPMSVDPLSGRLKRVSDVERHRRTASVDKGEEKRVSTSSSHRLSTAERANARSEREREREQERERVRLEREQERERVRQERARERAATERAAERVSERASERGAERATERTASDRVASDRASSVRTTTTSDRSERITSTRRTQGGATKTIPIQVPSHTRQRSVDRIERAEKETRTSALASALQQRSKPTASASAGAVGVATSTSAAPIGATSTASVATSTSTTATGNAPISSRTSNVHSTASAPVHMSATARRSTSHTPLTGPLQTRPKPATEKRFMSHGNEKTKLAPLHIKPLGGGQAQNLVSGPYKYPRVGPGAPGQGATAAGSPIRPEHRSHSGSPVTNVPGHVSGMSGHMAHPGSAMSGHVSGHVSQSGGTMTHPGSAMSGNVPGNAMGHVGHVSGHANSGPGNPLGMSMNMGSNTSLNSLHSVHSVHSMHSMHPPPSMPGSHHGSPRHSPILSMSSSPMNSMPPPGMPPSMGPPRDSSHSPHHFFTPIPPPHRIGYSLPGSPVRPCPPVAASPDIDCSRSLNSAQSMKTGNRNIPSPSMAANVGASMGAPNLRGKSYKPMGDASNCSSPLATCFPTRHQVASPVFGVDTVAVAQEMKKLTISKHESPLESREKLQASMRTPSTVARLNGKCMTPSEAKARFPLVGFEKTEIASYKHVYYYYPFSNNHESHSSTTDDSEGNLRLAAGDHIAYRYQVIKLLGKGSFGVVAQCYDHKHGCHVAVKIVKNKKRFQQQAAVEANFVESLTAKDPDDMHHIVRYRDRVVFRGHLCIVTEMLFLNLYELIGFNKFRGFSLELVRHFAQQLLNSLAFLGSQNIVHCDLKPENILISDYTKGGIKLIDFGSSCLENEKVYTYIQSRFYRSPEVILGADYNKAIDMWSFGCIIAELYTGMPIFSGENEQDQLVSIMQVQGFPQLRFLSRCSRRRLFFDTMGRPRPSILVSPKGKTRVPNSTSLEHVLGNGTCPSFLSFLRACLQWDPEDRITAKKALKHEFIVGVGGTQKED; encoded by the coding sequence ATGTCCATGTCCATGGCGGAGTTATCCAACATGGATCTAACAGATGCCTCGCTGTTCCAGTGCGACGACCCCGACACACCCAAGGGCTCGATACGGCGCCAGCGGAGTCGCAAGTCGCTGATTCCGCGCACACCATCCTTCCACTCTCTGATAGTTGATCAAGAGGAGGGTCAAACGTCCCTGAATCAGGGTACACAGCATACGGCacaacctacaagtacaacacAACCAACAACTCAGCATACACAACATACACAACATACAACGCAAATGTCTCTCCCACACCAACACTCACCTCTGGggatgaagaagagcccGAGTGGAATCATTGCCACGCCACCGATCCCCACAAACAACTCGGATCACGCCACCCCGAGTTATATTCCCCAGAGCATCTCCTCACGCAGTCTAAAGTCGATTCTGGGATCTACCGCTCCGACCAGcaacaccagcaacaaccagAACCTCAACCCGCTGGCGGAAAAGATTAGCACTTACAAACCCAAGCAGAAACTGCGCTCCGTGTCCAGCGGTAGTGCGCTCaagccacgtgactcacGGGAGTTACGGGAGGCCCAACTGGAGCACGAGCGGAGGAAAACCGGCGGGCTGGATCTGGCCGAGTCTTCCAAGCGCACACCGCTGGCGTCTCTGACGACCAAGAAGCCCCGCACGACGGTCCCCATGAGTGTGGATCCGCTGTCGGGCCGGCTGAAACGGGTCTCTGACGTCGAGAGACATAGGAGAACGGCGTCGGTGGATAAGGGTGAGGAGAAAAGGGTATCCACGAGCTCTTCTCATCGACTGTCTACTGCCGAACGGGCCAATGCTCGGTCAGAGAGAGAACGGGAAAGGGAAcaggagagagagagggtGAGATTGGAAAGAGAgcaggagagagagagagtcaGGCAGGAAAGagcgagagagagagcagCCACCGAGAGAGCGGCAGAAAGGGTATCCGAGAGGGCTTCTGAACGGGGCGCTGAACGGGCCACTGAGAGAACTGCTTCTGATCGAGTTGCATCTGATAGAGCTTCCTCAGTTCGAACTACCACCACGTCCGACCGCTCTGAACGAATCACATCCACCAGACGaactcaaggaggagccacCAAAACCATACCCATCCAGGTGCCATCTCACACTCGTCAGCGGTCTGTGGATCGAATCGAGAGagctgagaaggagaccaGAACGAGTGCTTTGGCCAGTGCTCTTCAGCAGAGATCGAAACCCACCGCTTCCGCGTCGGCTGGAGCGGTTGGCGTGGCAACGTCTACGTCTGCTGCACCTATTGGTGCTACTTCTACTGCCTCTGTTGCTACATCCACTTCTACGACAGCTACAGGAAATGCTCCAATCTCTTCTCGAACATCCAATGTTCATAGCACAGCTTCTGCCCCTGTCCACATGTCTGCCACCGCTCGCAGAAGCACCTCTCACACTCCTCTCACTGGTCCCCTCCAAACACGGCCTAAGCCGGCCACGGAAAAACGGTTCATGAGCCACGGCAACGAAAAGACTAAACTGGCTCCTCTGCATATCAAGCCGCTGGGTGGAGGACAAGCTCAGAATCTCGTCTCGGgtccctacaagtaccctCGAGTGGGACCTGGGGCGCCTGGTCAGGGTGCCACAGCTGCAGGCAGCCCAATCAGGCCGGAACATAGAAGTCACTCCGGATCTCCTGTGACCAATGTacctggtcacgtgagtggAATGTCAGGTCACATGGCTCACCCGGGGAGTGCCATgtcgggtcacgtgagtggTCACGTGTCTCAATCTGGAGGGACCATGACACATCCTGGTAGTGCCATGTCTGGTAATGTACCAGGAAATGCCATGGGTCAtgtcggtcacgtgagtggTCATGCCAACTCTGGTCCCGGTAATCCCCTTGGCATGTCAATGAACATGGGATCCAACACTTCCTTGAACTCTTTGCATTCAGTCCACTCGGTCCACTCAATGCACTCGATGCACCCACCTCCCAGCATGCCCGGCAGTCACCACGGCAGTCCACGTCATTCGCCAATTCTCAGCATGAGTTCTTCCCCTATGAACTCTatgcctcctcctggtaTGCCTCCTTCCATGGGGCCACCACGAGACTCGTCTCATTCACCTCATCATTTCTTTACACCCATACCGCCTCCTCATCGAATTGGATACTCGCTTCCAGGTTCTCCGGTGCGTCCATGTCCTCCAGTGGCAGCTTCCCCGGACATCGACTGTTCCAGAAGCCTCAATTCGGCTCAGAGCATGAAGACAGGTAACAGGAACATCCCGTCTCCTAGCATGGCTGCAAACGTGGGAGCTAGTATGGGCGCTCCCAACTTGCGAGGCAAGAGCTACAAACCTATGGGTGACGCTTCCAACTGCTCTTCTCCGCTGGCAACGTGTTTTCCCACCCGTCATCAGGTAGCTTCTCCAGTGTTTGGGGTCGACACGGTTGCTGTGGCCCAGGAAATGAAGAAGCTGACCATCAGCAAACACGAGAGCCCgttggagtcacgtgaaaagCTACAGGCATCCATGAGAACTCCCTCGACTGTAGCGCGTCTCAACGGCAAGTGTATGACTCCCTCGGAGGCCAAGGCCCGTTTCCCGCTTGTGGGGTTTGAGAAGACAGAAATCGCGTCCTACAAACATGTGTACTACTACTATCCCTTCAGCAACAACCATGAGTCACACAGCAGTACGACGGATGACTCGGAGGGCAACCTGCGGCTGGCAGCAGGTGACCACATTGCCTACCGCTACCAGGTCATCAAGTTGCTGGGTAAGGGTTCGTTTGGTGTGGTGGCACAGTGCTACGACCACAAACACGGTTGTCACGTGGCCGtcaagattgtcaagaacaagaaacGGTTCCAGCAACAGGCCGCCGTGGAGGCTAACTTTGTCGAGTCGTTGACTGCCAAGGACCCCGACGACATGCACCACATTGTTCGATACCGCGACCGGGTCGTGTTCCGAGGTCATCTGTGCATCGTTACAGAAATGCTCTTTCTCAATTTGTACGAGCTCATTGGTTTTAACAAGTTTCGGGGCTTTTCGTTGGAACTGGTGCGACACTTTGCTCAGCAACTTCTTAATAGTTTGGCCTTCCTGGGCTCACAGAACATTGTCCACTGCGATCTTAAACCCGAAAACATTCTCATTAGTGACTACACTAAAGGTGGTATCAAGCTAATTGATTTCGGCTCGTCGTGTCTGGAGAATGAAAAGGTGTACACTTACATCCAGTCGCGGTTCTACCGATCGCCGGAGGTCATTCTAGGTGCGGACTACAACAAGGCGATTGACATGTGGTCGTTCGGATGCATTATCGCAGAACTGTACACTGGCATGCCGATTTTCAGCGGTGAAAACGAGCAGGACCAGCTGGTATCGATCATGCAGGTCCAAGGGTTCCCACAGCTGCGCTTCCTATCTCGATGTTCGCGAAGACGGCTGTTTTTCGACACCATGGGCCGTCCCCGACCTTCCATCTTGGTTTCCCCCAAGGGTAAGACTCGGGTGCCGAATTCAACGTCCCTGGAGCATGTTCTGGGAAACGGTACGTGTCCCTCGTTCCTGTCTTTCCTGCGAGCGTGTCTGCAGTGGGACCCTGAGGATCGAATTACCGCCAAAAAGGCGCTCAAACACGAGTTTAtagttggtgttggaggaACACAAAAGGAGGATTAA
- a CDS encoding uncharacterized protein (Compare to YALI0D04092g, similar to uniprot|P14065 Saccharomyces cerevisiae YOR120w GCY1 galactose-induced protein of aldo/keto reductase family), with amino-acid sequence MTSLDFTMNNGKTIPAIGLGTWKSTTEEVAGAVECALTEGGYRHIDTAFNYRNEDAVGLGIKRAMEKGVKREDIFVTTKIWVTYHDRVEENLDLSLERLGLDYVDMLLIHWPVPLNPNGNDPVYPLREDGSRDIDESGSQPKTWKQMEAVLKTGKTKSIGVSNFSIPYLEELLKEAEVVPAVNQVELHPLLPQLELMEFCKKHNIVMTAFSPFGSVGGPLLKNELVLKLADKYKTTPGGILTSYHIGNGTVVIPKSVTNSRIIENGKSAVTLNQEDLKSLNDLHKTEGIHRTSKPKWGVDLGFPDFDFC; translated from the coding sequence ATGACTTCTCTCGACTTTACTATGAACAACGGCAAGACCATTCCTGCCATCGGTCTGGGAACCTGGAAGTCCACAaccgaggaggttgctgGAGCCGTGGAGTGCGCTCTCACCGAGGGCGGCTACCGACACATTGACACCGCCTTTAACTACCGAAACGAGGACGCCGTCGGCCTTGGCATCAAGCGAGCCATGGAGAAGGGTGTCAAGCGAGAGGATATCtttgtcaccaccaagatcTGGGTCACTTACCACGACCGAGTCGAGGAGAACTTGGATCTGTCGCTCGAGCGACTTGGCCTCGACTACGTCGACATGCTGCTCATCCACTGGCCCGTTCCTCTCAACCCTAACGGTAACGACCCCGTCTACCCCCTGCGAGAGGACGGATCTCGAGATATCGATGAATCTGGATCTCAGCCCAAGACCTGGAAGCAGATGGAGGCTGTTCTGAAGACCGGTAAGACCAAGTCCATCGGTGTCTCCAACTTCTCTATCCCCTACCTCGAGGAGCTCCtgaaggaggccgaggttGTCCCTGCTGTCAACCAGGTCGAGCTGCACCCTCTGCTGCCCCAGCTCGAGCTTATGGAGTTCTGCAAGAAGCACAACATCGTCATGACCGCATTTTCGCCCTTTGGTTCTGTTGGAGGTCCCCTGCTCAAGAACGAGCTGGTTCTCAAGCTTGccgacaagtacaagaccACCCCCGGCGGTATTCTGACCTCCTACCACATTGGAAACGGCACTGTTGTGATCCCCAAGTCCGTCACCAACTCTCGAATCATCGAGAACGGAAAGTCCGCCGTCACCCTCAATCAGGAGGACCTCAAGTCTCTCAATGACCTGCACAAGACCGAGGGTATCCACCGAAcctccaagcccaagtGGGGTGTCGATCTCGGATTCCCCGACTTTGACTTCTGCTAA